A genome region from Hydrogenoanaerobacterium saccharovorans includes the following:
- the rplI gene encoding 50S ribosomal protein L9 — MKVILQADLKGTGKKGELVNVSDGYARNYLLPRKLAIEANAQAMNELKNRDEALKHRAEVELQNAKELAQKIDGKTIKLTAKAGAGGKLFGSVTSKEIAEGASKQIGVEMDKKKISIDADIKSFGTFNAVVKLHTQVQAKFFVTVTEE; from the coding sequence ATGAAAGTTATTTTACAGGCAGATCTTAAGGGAACCGGTAAAAAAGGTGAACTTGTCAATGTATCCGACGGATACGCAAGGAATTATCTGTTGCCGAGAAAGCTTGCAATAGAGGCAAATGCACAAGCGATGAACGAGCTGAAAAACCGCGATGAGGCACTGAAACACCGTGCTGAGGTAGAGTTACAGAATGCAAAAGAACTCGCACAAAAAATTGATGGCAAAACCATTAAACTCACCGCAAAAGCAGGTGCAGGCGGCAAGCTGTTTGGCTCGGTTACATCCAAAGAGATTGCCGAGGGTGCATCAAAGCAGATTGGCGTTGAAATGGATAAGAAAAAAATCAGCATCGATGCCGATATTAAGAGCTTTGGCACTTTCAATGCAGTGGTAAAGCTGCATACACAGGTGCAGGCTAAGTTTTTTGTAACAGTAACCGAAGAATAA
- the dnaB gene encoding replicative DNA helicase: MADFDNIFDTQMPFNLEAEQSVLGAVLVDSSCIARVLEYIKPECFYKQQHVEIFGILMRMFTSGQPIDIITVLEQVKSEEVFPSEQDAKIYLTQLVQIVPSTANVESYAQIVQEKYYVRCLMTAARDIIENSRDVSYDAKTLLDTAEQRIFEIRKGRETRGLQRINEIIIDTYDHLQKLSGTDKSQHLGTPSGFTQLDNLITGLNKSDLILLAARPAMGKTSFALNIATNVAKKSKTVAVFSLEMSKEQLVQRILSSEAKVQSHLLRTGNLATDDWTRLAEAAEILSKVPLYIDDSSGITVAEMKARLRRMKDLGLVVIDYLQLMSSGRRIDNRVQEVSEITRGLKILAKDLNVPVITLSQLSRGPEMRGLDARRPVLSDLRESGSIEQDADLVLFLYRDEYYNKDTEDKNIAECIIAKNRHGETDSVKLAWDGQYTLFSNLELYRDEG, from the coding sequence ATGGCGGATTTTGATAACATCTTTGATACCCAGATGCCGTTCAATCTTGAGGCGGAGCAATCTGTTCTGGGTGCCGTTTTGGTAGATTCCTCCTGCATCGCGCGTGTTTTGGAGTACATCAAGCCCGAATGTTTTTATAAACAGCAGCATGTCGAAATATTCGGGATTTTGATGCGGATGTTTACATCGGGCCAGCCAATCGACATCATTACGGTACTGGAGCAGGTGAAAAGCGAAGAGGTTTTTCCGTCTGAGCAAGATGCGAAAATCTATCTTACGCAATTGGTTCAAATTGTACCCAGTACTGCAAATGTAGAAAGCTATGCCCAAATCGTACAAGAAAAATACTATGTGCGCTGCCTGATGACGGCGGCGCGCGATATCATTGAGAATTCTCGCGATGTTTCGTACGATGCCAAAACCCTGTTGGATACCGCTGAACAACGGATTTTTGAAATCCGCAAGGGGCGTGAGACGAGAGGGTTACAACGCATTAACGAAATTATTATCGATACGTATGACCATTTGCAAAAGCTGTCGGGCACCGACAAAAGCCAACATCTGGGTACGCCCTCCGGTTTTACGCAGCTGGATAACTTGATAACGGGCTTAAATAAATCAGATTTGATTTTGCTGGCGGCTCGTCCTGCAATGGGTAAAACCTCATTTGCGCTCAACATTGCCACCAATGTTGCCAAAAAAAGCAAAACGGTTGCGGTGTTCTCGCTTGAGATGAGCAAAGAGCAGTTGGTGCAACGTATTTTATCATCCGAGGCAAAAGTACAGTCTCATTTGCTGCGCACCGGCAATCTTGCAACCGATGACTGGACAAGGCTTGCAGAGGCGGCGGAGATTTTATCCAAGGTGCCTTTGTACATTGATGATTCCTCCGGAATTACCGTTGCCGAAATGAAGGCACGCCTGCGCCGTATGAAAGACTTGGGTTTGGTGGTTATCGACTACCTTCAGCTGATGTCCTCCGGCCGCCGTATTGATAATCGTGTGCAGGAAGTATCTGAAATTACAAGAGGGCTGAAGATTCTTGCAAAAGATTTGAATGTGCCGGTGATTACGTTGTCGCAGCTCTCACGTGGCCCCGAAATGCGCGGGTTGGATGCTCGCCGTCCGGTGCTGTCTGACCTTCGTGAATCGGGCTCGATTGAGCAGGATGCTGACTTGGTGCTGTTTTTGTATCGTGATGAATACTATAACAAAGATACAGAAGATAAAAATATTGCTGAATGTATCATTGCAAAAAACCGTCATGGCGAAACCGACAGCGTAAAACTCGCGTGGGACGGCCAATACACTTTGTTCAGTAACTTGGAGTTGTACCGAGATGAGGGATAA
- the tilS gene encoding tRNA lysidine(34) synthetase TilS, giving the protein MRDKALSAIIKYKMIAADDVIIVGVSGGADSIALLHFLHTCAGELGYTVRAAHINHGIRGAESDRDMCFVEDFCKKRDIPLDTLVLQDIFEKAKKAGQGLEEYARNARYSYFTQVAKKYKAKVATAHTLSDSLETTLFHLARGTGLRGLRGIPPVRGNIIRPLITCTRVEIELYCKANDLAYVNDSTNASDDYSRNRIRHHVIPQLQQVHSGLENAYRRMAEHLADDEDYLAQAAQCALDELRRLHGYDAERLLALHPAVRYRAIAAIVAEHHLPCSDAKATLILENLASQHYAVELTTGHYVKINRGVLTVEKSVQPIPYFEIPVSLGTYPVNNTILVTFEKTNYEHYKQIEKYNPKALKNALDYDRIYGNLVLRQKLDGDKIKLYPTGMTKKLKKLFNEASLSVEKRQNTPVLADEQGVVWVYGFGCDERTAVTAKTKNILTISIAEEKET; this is encoded by the coding sequence ATGAGGGATAAGGCGCTATCAGCTATCATAAAATATAAAATGATTGCTGCAGATGATGTAATCATCGTGGGAGTTTCGGGCGGTGCAGATTCGATTGCGCTGTTGCATTTTTTGCATACCTGCGCAGGTGAACTTGGGTATACTGTGCGTGCAGCACACATTAATCATGGCATTCGCGGCGCAGAAAGCGACCGCGATATGTGTTTTGTAGAGGATTTTTGCAAAAAGCGAGACATTCCATTAGATACCCTTGTTTTGCAGGATATTTTTGAAAAAGCAAAAAAGGCAGGGCAGGGGCTGGAGGAATATGCCCGCAACGCAAGGTATAGTTATTTTACGCAAGTTGCAAAAAAATATAAAGCTAAGGTTGCAACGGCGCACACTTTGAGTGACAGCTTAGAAACTACGCTGTTCCACCTTGCACGCGGAACAGGCTTGCGCGGTTTGCGCGGAATTCCGCCTGTACGCGGCAATATTATTCGCCCGCTGATTACTTGTACACGGGTAGAAATTGAACTTTACTGTAAAGCGAATGACCTTGCTTATGTTAACGACAGCACCAATGCAAGCGATGATTATTCGCGCAACCGTATTCGGCACCATGTTATCCCACAGTTGCAACAAGTGCACAGCGGGTTGGAGAATGCATATCGGCGTATGGCTGAACACCTGGCAGACGATGAAGATTATCTTGCACAGGCAGCACAATGTGCATTGGATGAGCTTAGGCGTTTGCATGGTTATGATGCGGAAAGGCTTTTGGCTTTACACCCTGCGGTACGATACCGTGCAATTGCGGCAATTGTAGCCGAGCATCATCTGCCCTGCAGCGATGCTAAAGCAACACTTATTTTAGAAAATTTAGCATCCCAGCATTATGCAGTGGAACTGACAACAGGGCATTATGTTAAAATAAACAGAGGAGTTCTTACGGTTGAAAAAAGTGTGCAGCCAATCCCATACTTTGAAATACCCGTTAGTTTGGGAACATATCCCGTAAATAATACCATTTTGGTTACCTTTGAGAAAACAAACTATGAACATTATAAACAAATAGAAAAATATAACCCAAAAGCCTTAAAAAATGCGCTGGATTATGATAGAATATACGGGAATTTAGTATTACGGCAAAAACTGGATGGAGACAAGATAAAGCTTTATCCCACCGGTATGACGAAAAAACTAAAGAAACTATTTAATGAAGCAAGTCTCTCTGTTGAAAAACGGCAGAACACACCGGTGCTTGCCGATGAGCAAGGTGTGGTGTGGGTATATGGCTTTGGGTGTGATGAAAGAACAGCGGTTACAGCAAAAACTAAAAATATTTTAACCATTAGCATAGCGGAGGAGAAAGAGACATGA
- the hpt gene encoding hypoxanthine phosphoribosyltransferase, with protein MKDDILKVLITEEEIATKVKQLGKTISKDYEDKNLLLVSVLKGSVLFMADLMRAIDIHARVDFMSVSSYGSGVKTSGVVKIVKDLDINLAGYDVLIVEDILDSGLTLQYLKEVLLQRKPNSLKIATLLDKPERRMVDLKADYACFTVPDEFVVGYGLDFAEKYRNLPYVGVLKPEIYTK; from the coding sequence ATGAAAGACGATATATTAAAGGTGCTTATTACAGAGGAAGAAATTGCAACTAAGGTAAAGCAGCTTGGTAAAACAATTAGCAAAGACTATGAAGACAAAAACCTGCTGCTGGTAAGTGTGCTTAAAGGCTCTGTATTGTTTATGGCAGATTTGATGAGAGCAATTGATATTCATGCAAGAGTTGATTTTATGTCTGTTTCAAGCTATGGATCTGGTGTAAAAACATCGGGTGTGGTTAAAATAGTGAAGGATCTTGATATTAACCTGGCAGGTTATGACGTGTTGATAGTTGAAGATATATTAGACAGCGGTCTTACTTTGCAATACCTCAAAGAGGTTTTGCTGCAAAGAAAGCCCAATAGCTTAAAAATCGCAACTTTACTTGATAAACCCGAGCGCAGAATGGTTGATTTAAAAGCAGATTATGCTTGCTTTACCGTACCCGATGAATTTGTAGTCGGTTACGGACTGGATTTTGCAGAAAAATATAGGAATCTGCCCTATGTGGGCGTATTAAAGCCCGAGATTTACACAAAGTAA
- a CDS encoding ATP-dependent metallopeptidase FtsH/Yme1/Tma family protein — MAINKKKSKGIGIYLIILLVVVLGAASVFTMGGKPQKPTTYQTILGYFQNGQVRSYTINFGTGDLVLNLKPTEQEKAQYEAQLK; from the coding sequence TTGGCAATTAATAAGAAAAAATCAAAGGGTATCGGCATCTACCTGATCATTCTTTTGGTCGTGGTACTGGGTGCGGCTTCTGTGTTTACAATGGGAGGAAAACCTCAAAAACCAACTACTTATCAGACCATTCTCGGCTATTTTCAGAACGGTCAGGTAAGAAGCTATACCATTAATTTTGGTACGGGCGATTTGGTTTTGAACCTGAAACCCACCGAACAAGAAAAAGCACAGTACGAAGCCCAGCTCAAGTAG
- the ftsH gene encoding ATP-dependent zinc metalloprotease FtsH: MFGDPTQTPSGQAGGDQNQTKTDGAKKEAPGKQILYKVPSVPYFVEDTQQLVADYNAAHSDDKIEWDYIRAKDNSMLSQWLPTLLLLAVMVVFWFMMMRQAGGGAGKAMSFAKMKVKSDDGRKTSFKDVAGAEEEKEELCEVVEFLKDPRRFNELGARIPKGVLLVGPPGTGKTLLARAVAGEAGVPFFSISGSDFVEMFVGVGASRVRDLFDQAKKNAPSIIFIDEIDAVGRQRGAGLGGGHDEREQTLNQLLVEMDGFGANVGVIIIAATNRADILDHALLRPGRFDRQIYVGYPDVKGREEILKVHTRNKPIGPDVNLETIAKTTVGFTGADLENLANEAALLAARRNKKAITMQEIEEATIKVVAGPEKKSHKISEKDKTLTAYHEAGHAIVTYCCPTQDPVHQISIIPRGRAGGYTMSLPLEDKNYISKKKMQEDIITLLGGRVAEKLVLDDISTGASNDIERATKTARSMVTRYGFSEKLGPIVYGTDESEVFLGRDFGQSRNYSENVAAEIDSEIREIIDNAYERAKDILTKHMDELHKVSKYLYRYEKIDGVVFKRLMEDPNFPDEEHERQMEERERDNKKRDEEAKKATAEAIAKSPEIPEQTENVVEEDNEE, from the coding sequence TTGTTTGGTGATCCCACTCAAACGCCCAGTGGGCAAGCAGGTGGTGACCAGAACCAAACTAAAACGGATGGAGCGAAGAAAGAGGCTCCGGGCAAACAAATTTTGTATAAGGTCCCGAGTGTCCCTTATTTTGTAGAAGACACCCAACAACTGGTGGCAGACTACAATGCAGCGCATTCCGACGATAAAATCGAATGGGATTATATTCGTGCAAAAGACAATTCTATGTTGTCTCAATGGCTGCCCACACTGCTTTTGTTGGCGGTTATGGTAGTATTTTGGTTTATGATGATGCGCCAGGCAGGCGGCGGCGCCGGCAAAGCAATGAGCTTTGCAAAAATGAAGGTAAAAAGCGACGATGGGCGTAAAACCAGCTTTAAAGATGTTGCAGGCGCAGAAGAAGAAAAAGAAGAATTGTGTGAGGTGGTTGAGTTTCTCAAAGACCCGCGCAGATTTAACGAGCTTGGTGCCCGAATCCCCAAAGGTGTATTGCTCGTGGGCCCTCCCGGAACGGGTAAAACTTTGCTTGCACGTGCTGTTGCAGGCGAGGCGGGCGTTCCGTTCTTCTCCATATCTGGCTCAGACTTTGTAGAGATGTTTGTCGGTGTAGGTGCGTCGCGTGTGCGTGATCTGTTCGATCAGGCAAAGAAAAACGCTCCCAGTATTATCTTTATAGATGAGATTGATGCGGTAGGTCGTCAGCGCGGTGCAGGCCTCGGCGGCGGACATGACGAACGTGAGCAGACATTGAACCAGCTGCTGGTTGAAATGGATGGTTTCGGTGCAAACGTGGGCGTCATTATTATTGCAGCAACCAACCGTGCCGATATTCTTGACCATGCCTTGCTTCGCCCCGGTCGTTTTGACCGTCAGATTTATGTTGGCTACCCTGATGTAAAAGGCCGTGAAGAAATTCTCAAGGTTCACACACGCAATAAACCGATTGGCCCCGATGTCAACCTTGAAACCATAGCAAAAACAACGGTTGGCTTTACCGGTGCGGATTTAGAAAACCTTGCGAACGAAGCAGCACTTTTGGCTGCAAGACGCAATAAAAAAGCAATTACCATGCAGGAGATTGAAGAGGCTACCATTAAGGTAGTGGCAGGGCCTGAGAAAAAGTCACACAAAATAAGCGAGAAGGATAAAACCCTCACCGCATATCACGAAGCAGGCCATGCAATCGTTACCTACTGCTGCCCAACGCAAGACCCTGTACATCAGATTTCGATTATCCCGCGCGGCAGGGCAGGCGGATATACCATGTCTTTGCCTCTGGAGGATAAAAACTATATCAGCAAGAAAAAGATGCAGGAGGATATCATCACACTGCTTGGCGGCCGTGTAGCCGAAAAATTGGTGCTAGATGACATCTCAACCGGTGCATCCAACGATATTGAACGTGCAACCAAAACTGCACGCAGCATGGTTACACGGTACGGCTTTAGCGAAAAGCTAGGCCCCATTGTGTATGGCACCGACGAAAGCGAAGTATTCTTGGGGCGCGATTTTGGTCAGTCCAGAAACTACTCCGAGAACGTCGCGGCAGAAATCGATTCAGAAATCCGCGAGATTATTGACAATGCCTATGAACGTGCTAAGGATATACTCACCAAGCATATGGATGAATTGCATAAGGTTTCGAAATATCTGTATCGTTATGAAAAAATTGATGGTGTAGTATTTAAACGCCTTATGGAGGACCCGAACTTCCCCGATGAAGAGCACGAGCGACAAATGGAAGAACGGGAACGCGACAACAAAAAGCGTGACGAAGAGGCAAAAAAAGCAACTGCTGAAGCAATTGCCAAATCGCCTGAAATTCCCGAACAAACAGAGAATGTTGTCGAAGAAGATAACGAAGAATAA
- a CDS encoding DNA gyrase/topoisomerase IV subunit B — MPKKNTEYGNDSISQLKGADRVRKRPAVIFGSDGIVGCQHSIFEILSNSIDEAREGHGDNIIITRYKDHSIEIEDFGRGIPVDYNEREKRYNWDLVFCELYAGGKYNTNNGESYEYSLGLNGLGLCATQYSSEYMDVEIYRDSMKYNVRFEKGEIAGELQKEPTNRKKTGTKIHWKPDLDVFTDINVPLEYYTDVLKRQAVVNDGILFILRNETDKGFEEQQFKYQNGIVDYVNELAGEDALTPVQCWQGERRGRDREDKPEYKVKLQVAMCFSNRFKIAEYYHNSSFLEYGGSPEKAVKSAYVSMIDAYLKQNNKYLKNESKVTFQDIEDCLILVSSSFSTQTSYENQTKKAITNKFIAETMTEFLKHNLEIYFVENPEDAAKIAEQVLINKRSRENAEKTRLNLKKKLAGSIDIANRVQKFVDCRSKDTSVREIYIVEGDSALGACKLSRDSEYQAIIPVRGKILNCLKAEYDKIFKNDIIIDIIKVLGCGVEVKSKLNKELSSFDLDGLRWNKVIICTDADVDGFQIRTLILTMLYRLVPTLIEEGYVYIAESPLYEITSKDKTWFAYSETEKLECIKEIGSAKYKIQRSKGLGENDPDMMWMTTMNPETRRLIAVKPADVEATANMFDVMLGDNLAARKEFIADFGHLYLDAVDVS, encoded by the coding sequence ATGCCAAAGAAAAATACGGAATATGGAAACGACAGTATCTCCCAGCTCAAGGGTGCGGATAGAGTACGCAAACGCCCTGCAGTAATATTTGGGTCGGATGGTATTGTGGGCTGTCAGCACTCGATATTCGAAATACTTTCCAACTCCATCGACGAAGCACGCGAGGGGCATGGAGATAATATTATAATTACTCGATACAAAGATCATTCCATCGAAATTGAGGATTTCGGACGCGGCATCCCGGTAGATTACAACGAGCGAGAGAAACGCTACAACTGGGACCTTGTATTTTGCGAGCTGTATGCGGGCGGTAAATACAATACCAATAATGGCGAAAGCTACGAGTATTCGCTGGGGCTTAACGGTTTGGGCTTGTGTGCTACGCAATATTCATCAGAATATATGGATGTTGAAATTTACCGCGACAGTATGAAGTACAATGTTCGGTTTGAAAAGGGCGAAATTGCAGGTGAATTGCAAAAAGAACCCACCAACCGCAAAAAAACAGGGACAAAAATTCATTGGAAGCCCGACCTTGATGTTTTTACCGACATCAATGTTCCGCTTGAATATTATACCGATGTACTGAAACGCCAAGCTGTCGTAAATGATGGTATATTATTTATACTGCGTAATGAAACAGACAAAGGCTTTGAAGAACAACAGTTTAAATATCAGAACGGTATTGTGGACTATGTAAATGAACTTGCAGGAGAAGATGCGCTGACCCCTGTGCAGTGCTGGCAAGGCGAACGCCGCGGCCGTGACCGAGAGGACAAGCCTGAATATAAGGTGAAATTGCAAGTGGCTATGTGTTTTTCTAACCGCTTTAAAATTGCCGAGTATTACCACAACTCCAGCTTTTTGGAGTATGGCGGGTCCCCTGAAAAAGCAGTAAAAAGCGCTTATGTATCCATGATCGATGCGTATTTAAAGCAGAACAATAAGTACCTAAAAAACGAAAGCAAAGTTACCTTTCAGGATATTGAAGACTGTTTGATATTGGTCTCCTCATCGTTTTCTACGCAAACCAGTTACGAAAATCAGACGAAAAAGGCGATTACCAATAAATTTATCGCCGAGACAATGACCGAGTTTTTAAAACATAATCTCGAAATTTATTTTGTTGAAAACCCCGAAGATGCGGCTAAAATTGCCGAGCAGGTGCTCATCAACAAACGCAGCCGAGAAAATGCAGAAAAAACCCGGCTGAACCTAAAAAAGAAATTGGCCGGCTCCATCGACATTGCCAACCGAGTACAAAAGTTTGTCGATTGCCGCAGCAAAGATACTTCCGTTCGCGAAATTTATATCGTAGAGGGTGATTCGGCTCTGGGTGCGTGTAAACTTTCGCGCGACAGTGAGTATCAGGCAATTATCCCCGTACGCGGTAAAATACTCAACTGCCTAAAAGCAGAATACGACAAAATCTTCAAAAACGATATTATTATTGATATTATCAAAGTATTGGGTTGTGGTGTAGAAGTAAAATCTAAGTTAAATAAAGAGCTTTCTTCATTTGATTTGGACGGGCTGCGTTGGAACAAAGTGATTATTTGTACCGATGCCGATGTGGATGGCTTTCAGATTCGCACGCTTATACTCACCATGCTTTATCGCCTTGTGCCTACCTTGATTGAAGAAGGCTATGTTTATATTGCCGAATCGCCGCTGTACGAGATTACGAGCAAAGACAAAACCTGGTTTGCTTACAGTGAAACTGAAAAACTGGAATGTATTAAGGAAATAGGCAGTGCAAAATATAAAATACAGCGCAGTAAAGGGCTGGGCGAGAACGACCCCGATATGATGTGGATGACCACTATGAACCCTGAAACACGCCGCTTAATTGCGGTGAAACCTGCCGATGTAGAAGCAACTGCCAACATGTTTGATGTGATGCTTGGCGACAATCTTGCTGCACGTAAAGAGTTTATTGCAGATTTCGGGCATCTTTATCTTGATGCTGTAGATGTATCCTAA
- a CDS encoding threonine aldolase family protein — MYSFKNDYSEGAHPNIMQALLKSNLEQTVGYGMDSCCEDARRSICEKIGRQDADVHFLVGGTQTNLTVISAALRPYQAVISAETGHICVHETGAIEAAGHKVIAVAAENGKLTPQLIHNTIDVHTDEHMVQPKMVYLSLPTEVGTIYSKQELEDISVCCKENGLLLYVDGARLASALTAQGCDVTLADLARLCDAFYIGGTKCGALFGEAVVLLNNAMKQDFRYMIKQRGGMLAKGRLLGIQFGELFRDDLYYRIGQHANRMAALIKQACQSEGFTFVTDSVTNQQFPILPDTVLEEMEKNYLFEVWEKRNDGYTAVRFVTSWATCEENVLQFCADLHNACMSRKA; from the coding sequence ATGTACAGTTTTAAAAATGATTACAGCGAGGGTGCTCACCCAAATATTATGCAAGCACTGCTCAAAAGCAATTTAGAGCAAACCGTCGGATATGGTATGGACTCTTGCTGTGAGGACGCACGGCGCAGCATTTGCGAAAAGATTGGCAGACAAGATGCGGATGTGCACTTTCTTGTAGGCGGTACGCAAACCAATCTCACCGTAATATCCGCTGCACTTCGCCCTTATCAGGCTGTTATTTCTGCAGAAACCGGTCACATCTGTGTGCATGAAACGGGGGCAATCGAGGCTGCTGGGCACAAAGTAATAGCAGTTGCGGCAGAAAATGGCAAGCTGACGCCGCAACTGATTCATAATACAATCGATGTACATACCGATGAACATATGGTACAGCCCAAAATGGTTTATCTGTCACTGCCTACCGAAGTGGGTACCATTTACAGCAAACAGGAGTTGGAAGATATCAGTGTATGCTGTAAAGAAAACGGCTTGCTGCTTTATGTAGACGGTGCACGTTTGGCATCGGCACTCACGGCGCAAGGGTGCGATGTTACGCTTGCCGATTTGGCGCGCCTGTGTGATGCTTTTTACATCGGCGGTACCAAATGCGGTGCGCTGTTTGGCGAGGCGGTTGTGCTGCTCAATAATGCAATGAAACAAGACTTTCGCTATATGATAAAACAACGCGGAGGAATGCTTGCCAAAGGCAGATTATTGGGCATACAGTTTGGCGAACTGTTCCGCGATGATTTGTATTACCGTATTGGGCAGCATGCCAACCGTATGGCTGCGCTTATTAAACAGGCTTGCCAAAGCGAGGGCTTTACTTTTGTGACGGATTCGGTCACCAATCAGCAATTCCCCATCCTGCCCGATACCGTATTGGAAGAGATGGAGAAAAACTACCTATTTGAAGTTTGGGAGAAACGAAACGACGGATATACAGCAGTACGCTTTGTTACCTCTTGGGCAACTTGTGAAGAAAATGTACTGCAGTTTTGTGCCGATTTACACAATGCCTGTATGAGCAGAAAAGCCTAA